One Streptomyces sp. L2 genomic window carries:
- a CDS encoding electron transfer flavoprotein subunit beta/FixA family protein, giving the protein MSLRIVVTVKYVPDATGDRHFADDLTVDRDDVDGLLSELDEYAVEQALQIAENADDAEVTVLTIGPEDAKDALRKALSMGADKAIHVEDDDLHGTDAIGTSLVLAKAIEKAGYDVVISGMASTDGTMGVVPALVAERLGVPQVTLLSEVSIEDGTVKGRRDGDAASEQLEASLPAVVSVTDQSGEARYPSFKGIMAAKKKPVESWDLSDLDIEAEEVGLEGAFTKVEAAAERPARTAGTIVKDEGEGGKQLAEFLASQKFI; this is encoded by the coding sequence GTGAGCTTGAGGATCGTTGTCACTGTGAAGTACGTGCCCGACGCCACTGGCGACCGGCACTTCGCCGATGACCTGACCGTCGACCGCGACGATGTGGACGGTCTGCTCTCCGAGCTGGACGAGTACGCGGTGGAGCAGGCGCTGCAGATCGCGGAGAACGCGGACGACGCCGAGGTCACCGTGCTGACCATCGGTCCGGAGGACGCCAAGGACGCGCTGCGCAAGGCCCTGTCGATGGGCGCCGACAAGGCGATCCACGTCGAGGACGACGACCTGCACGGCACGGACGCCATCGGCACCTCCCTGGTGCTGGCCAAGGCCATCGAGAAGGCCGGCTACGACGTGGTCATCTCCGGCATGGCCTCCACCGACGGCACCATGGGTGTCGTGCCCGCGCTGGTCGCCGAGCGCCTGGGCGTCCCGCAGGTCACCCTGCTGTCCGAGGTCTCGATCGAGGACGGCACCGTGAAGGGCCGCCGTGACGGCGACGCCGCGAGCGAGCAGCTGGAGGCGTCCCTCCCGGCCGTCGTGTCCGTCACGGACCAGTCGGGCGAGGCGCGTTACCCGTCCTTCAAGGGCATCATGGCCGCCAAGAAGAAGCCGGTGGAGTCCTGGGACCTGTCCGACCTGGACATCGAGGCCGAAGAGGTCGGCCTGGAGGGTGCGTTCACCAAGGTCGAGGCCGCGGCCGAGCGTCCGGCCCGCACGGCCGGCACGATCGTCAAGGACGAGGGCGAGGGCGGCAAGCAGCTCGCCGAGTTCCTCGCGAGCCAGAAGTTCATCTGA
- a CDS encoding flavin reductase family protein: protein MTALHDPGTIQLASPDLLRATFRRHAAGVAVITARGAAGPVGFTATSVTSVSADPPMISFGIGTGASSWPAVAGTDHVGVHILGEHQSELAATFARSGADRFGAPTAWREGPEGVPVLDGVQAWLVCRITARVPAGDHRIVLAEVVLGDAGGDGRPLLYHQGRFNGLRD from the coding sequence ATGACGGCCCTGCACGACCCGGGCACCATCCAGCTCGCCTCGCCCGACCTGCTCCGCGCCACCTTCCGGCGGCACGCCGCCGGCGTCGCCGTGATCACCGCCCGTGGTGCCGCCGGGCCGGTCGGCTTCACCGCCACCTCCGTGACCTCCGTCTCCGCCGACCCGCCGATGATCTCCTTCGGCATCGGCACGGGCGCCTCCAGCTGGCCCGCCGTCGCCGGGACCGACCACGTCGGCGTCCACATACTCGGCGAGCACCAGAGCGAGCTGGCCGCCACCTTCGCCCGCAGCGGCGCCGACCGCTTCGGCGCGCCCACCGCCTGGCGGGAGGGCCCGGAGGGCGTACCGGTGCTGGACGGCGTGCAGGCCTGGCTGGTGTGCCGGATCACCGCCCGCGTGCCGGCCGGCGACCACCGGATCGTGCTCGCCGAGGTGGTCCTCGGCGACGCCGGCGGCGACGGCCGTCCGCTCCTCTACCACCAGGGCCGCTTCAACGGTCTGCGGGATTGA
- a CDS encoding aldolase: protein MGQGQHEQGREQKVATSLAGAVSEEISASLAPVDAELERRYPGDPGTRQPVHTVYVPGDAFAADTLRSWGDQALAALDEHAPDAASFAAVLGLSDELAEPVYSRVRAKLEREPVEDLRVDFEDGYGPRPDAEEDEAAARAARLIAEAYRNGTAAPYMGIRMKCMEAAVRDRGIRTLDVFLTTLMEDGGLPDGLVLTLPKVTYAEQVTAFARLLEAFEKVHALEPGRLGFEIQIETSQSILATDGTAAVARMIQAAEGRATGLHYGTFDYSACLGVSAAYQASDHPAADHAKAVMQVAAAGTGVRVSDGSTNVLPVGPTAKVHDAWRLHYALTRRALARAYYQGWDMHPGHIPTRYAAVFAFYREGFEQAAGRLSRYANRAGGDVMDEPATAKALSGYLLRGLDCGALDIAEVARLSGLTRADLEGFASPRRGDLTASTK, encoded by the coding sequence ATGGGTCAGGGCCAGCACGAGCAGGGCCGGGAGCAGAAGGTCGCGACGAGCCTCGCGGGCGCCGTCAGCGAGGAGATCAGCGCCTCCCTCGCCCCCGTCGACGCGGAGCTGGAGCGCCGCTATCCCGGCGACCCCGGCACCCGGCAGCCCGTCCACACCGTGTACGTCCCCGGAGACGCCTTCGCCGCCGACACCCTCCGCTCCTGGGGCGACCAGGCACTCGCCGCCCTCGACGAACACGCCCCGGACGCCGCCTCGTTCGCCGCCGTGCTCGGCCTGTCCGACGAGCTCGCCGAGCCGGTCTACTCCCGCGTCCGCGCCAAGCTGGAGCGCGAGCCCGTCGAAGACCTGCGCGTCGACTTCGAGGACGGCTACGGCCCCCGGCCGGACGCCGAGGAGGACGAGGCGGCCGCGCGGGCCGCCCGGCTGATCGCCGAGGCGTACCGCAACGGCACGGCAGCGCCGTACATGGGCATCCGCATGAAGTGCATGGAGGCCGCCGTACGCGACCGGGGCATCCGCACCCTCGACGTGTTCCTCACCACCCTGATGGAGGACGGCGGACTCCCCGACGGGCTGGTGCTGACCCTGCCGAAGGTGACGTACGCCGAACAGGTCACGGCCTTCGCCCGGCTGCTGGAGGCGTTCGAGAAGGTCCACGCCCTCGAACCCGGGCGCCTCGGCTTCGAGATCCAGATCGAGACCAGCCAGTCCATCCTGGCCACCGACGGCACGGCCGCCGTCGCCCGGATGATCCAGGCCGCCGAGGGCCGCGCCACCGGACTGCACTACGGCACCTTCGACTACAGCGCCTGCCTCGGCGTCTCCGCCGCCTACCAGGCCAGCGACCACCCGGCGGCCGACCACGCCAAGGCCGTCATGCAGGTCGCCGCGGCCGGCACCGGCGTACGCGTCTCGGACGGCTCCACCAACGTCCTGCCCGTCGGCCCGACGGCCAAGGTCCATGACGCCTGGCGGCTGCACTACGCCCTCACCCGGCGCGCTCTCGCCCGCGCGTACTACCAGGGCTGGGACATGCACCCCGGTCACATCCCGACCCGCTACGCGGCCGTCTTCGCCTTCTACCGCGAGGGCTTCGAGCAGGCCGCCGGCCGCCTCTCCCGGTACGCCAACCGGGCCGGCGGCGACGTGATGGACGAGCCCGCCACCGCCAAGGCCCTCAGCGGCTACCTGCTGCGCGGCCTCGACTGCGGCGCCCTCGACATCGCCGAGGTGGCCCGCCTCTCCGGCCTGACCCGCGCGGACCTGGAAGGCTTCGCCTCCCCTCGTCGAGGCGACCTGACAGCCTCCACCAAGTAG
- a CDS encoding electron transfer flavoprotein subunit alpha/FixB family protein: MAEVLVYVDHVDGAVRKPTLELLTLARRVGEPVALAVGNGAADTAAALAEHGAVKVLTHDASEYGEYLVVPKVDALQAAYEAVSPAAVLVPSSAEGKEIAARLALRIGSGVITDAIDLEAGDEGPVATQSVFAASFTTKSRVIKGTPVITVKPNSAAVEAAPAAGAVEALSVSFSEKATGTKITGRTARESTGRPELTEAAIVVSGGRGVNGAENFSVIEALADSLGAAVGASRAAVDAGWYPHTNQVGQTGKSVSPQLYIANGISGAIQHRAGMQTSKTIVAVNKDAEAPIFDLVDYGVVGDLFDVVPQLTEEIKTRKG, from the coding sequence ATGGCTGAAGTCCTCGTCTACGTCGACCACGTGGACGGTGCCGTCCGCAAGCCCACCCTGGAACTGCTGACCCTGGCCCGCCGCGTCGGCGAGCCGGTCGCCCTCGCCGTCGGCAACGGCGCCGCCGACACCGCCGCCGCGCTCGCCGAGCACGGCGCGGTGAAGGTGCTCACCCACGACGCCTCCGAGTACGGCGAGTACCTGGTCGTGCCGAAGGTGGACGCCCTGCAGGCCGCCTACGAGGCCGTGTCCCCGGCCGCCGTGCTGGTCCCGTCCTCCGCCGAGGGCAAGGAGATCGCCGCCCGCCTGGCGCTGCGCATCGGCTCCGGCGTCATCACCGACGCCATCGACCTGGAGGCCGGCGACGAGGGCCCGGTAGCCACCCAGTCGGTGTTCGCCGCGTCCTTCACCACCAAGTCCCGCGTGATCAAGGGCACCCCGGTCATCACCGTCAAGCCGAACTCGGCCGCCGTGGAGGCCGCCCCGGCCGCCGGCGCCGTCGAGGCGCTGTCGGTGTCCTTCTCCGAGAAGGCGACCGGCACGAAGATCACCGGCCGTACCGCCCGTGAGTCGACGGGCCGTCCGGAGCTGACCGAGGCCGCGATCGTGGTCTCCGGTGGCCGCGGTGTCAACGGCGCGGAGAACTTCTCGGTCATCGAGGCCCTCGCCGACTCTCTCGGCGCGGCCGTCGGCGCCTCGCGTGCCGCGGTGGACGCCGGCTGGTACCCGCACACCAACCAGGTCGGCCAGACCGGCAAGTCGGTCTCCCCGCAGCTCTACATCGCCAACGGCATCTCCGGCGCGATCCAGCACCGGGCCGGCATGCAGACCTCGAAGACCATCGTGGCCGTCAACAAGGACGCCGAGGCCCCGATCTTCGACCTCGTCGACTACGGCGTCGTCGGCGACCTCTTCGACGTGGTCCCGCAGCTGACCGAGGAGATCAAGACCCGCAAGGGCTGA
- a CDS encoding DUF6421 family protein: protein MTEILVQAGAEGQVPSLTRVVEHPAWPVLKDAVEQIRPWQSKDGSIDFDAEGAPERADAEAAVRRVVEAVEQLSPLLPHDAAYHEALVKDLHRWAEGGFEVPDFLDSLLAFQPAAHRADGLQHLVVFPMYTQNGNPDRNLEAVVLRMVWPDWLAELERTRYDNPLFCGITFEDFTAGYDTNSAVLFPETIAVREAPERFSWGGIFCDREAARFRRVTDAAVNILGLNLPEDIAAMVHDQKRSEEAFVLWDMVHDRTHSHGDLPFDPFMIKQRQPFWMYGLEELRCDLTAFKEAVRLQADGVPQARDVQYAVLFDRMFRFPVTGDRVRNYDGLGGQLLFAYLHKHDVVRWTDNKLSIDWERAPQVTNQLCAEIEKLYKDGIDRPKLVHWFAGYELVSTYLAPHPGSKWAKGPDALDLTLPPRKLVDDVLPDEFPLSMFYEALSKKLKNVIASTKGITADGAERLAA from the coding sequence ATGACGGAAATTCTTGTGCAGGCGGGTGCGGAGGGACAGGTTCCTTCGCTGACCAGGGTGGTCGAGCACCCGGCCTGGCCCGTGCTCAAGGATGCCGTGGAGCAGATCCGGCCATGGCAGTCCAAGGACGGGTCGATCGACTTCGACGCCGAGGGCGCCCCGGAGCGGGCCGACGCCGAGGCGGCCGTACGCCGTGTCGTCGAGGCGGTCGAGCAGCTCTCCCCGCTGCTCCCGCACGACGCCGCCTACCACGAGGCCCTCGTCAAGGACCTGCACCGCTGGGCCGAGGGCGGCTTCGAGGTCCCCGACTTCCTGGACTCCCTCCTCGCCTTCCAGCCCGCCGCGCACCGCGCCGACGGCCTGCAGCACCTCGTCGTCTTCCCGATGTACACGCAGAACGGCAACCCGGACCGCAACCTGGAGGCGGTCGTGCTGCGCATGGTCTGGCCCGACTGGCTGGCCGAGCTGGAGCGCACCCGCTACGACAACCCGCTGTTCTGCGGCATCACCTTCGAGGACTTCACGGCCGGGTACGACACCAACTCCGCCGTCCTCTTCCCCGAGACCATCGCCGTGCGCGAGGCGCCGGAACGATTCTCCTGGGGCGGTATCTTCTGCGACCGCGAGGCCGCCCGCTTCCGGCGGGTCACCGACGCCGCCGTGAACATCCTGGGCCTGAACCTGCCCGAGGACATCGCCGCGATGGTGCACGACCAGAAGCGCTCCGAAGAGGCCTTCGTGCTCTGGGACATGGTCCACGACCGCACCCACAGCCACGGCGACCTGCCGTTCGACCCCTTCATGATCAAGCAGCGTCAGCCGTTCTGGATGTACGGCCTGGAGGAGCTGCGCTGCGACCTCACCGCCTTCAAGGAGGCCGTCAGGCTCCAGGCGGACGGCGTCCCGCAGGCCCGTGACGTGCAGTACGCGGTGCTCTTCGACCGCATGTTCCGCTTCCCCGTCACCGGCGACCGCGTCCGCAACTACGACGGCCTCGGCGGGCAGCTCCTCTTCGCCTACCTGCACAAGCACGACGTCGTCCGCTGGACCGACAACAAGCTCTCCATCGACTGGGAGCGCGCCCCGCAGGTCACCAACCAGCTGTGCGCCGAGATCGAGAAGCTCTACAAGGACGGCATCGACCGCCCGAAGCTGGTGCACTGGTTCGCCGGCTACGAGCTGGTCTCCACCTACCTCGCCCCGCACCCCGGCTCCAAGTGGGCCAAGGGCCCGGACGCCCTGGACCTGACGCTGCCGCCGCGCAAGCTGGTCGACGACGTGCTTCCGGACGAGTTTCCGCTCAGCATGTTCTATGAGGCCCTGTCCAAGAAGCTGAAGAACGTGATCGCCTCCACCAAGGGCATCACGGCGGACGGCGCCGAGCGGCTCGCCGCGTGA
- a CDS encoding glycerophosphodiester phosphodiesterase family protein, with product MNFLTIGHRGVMGVEPENTLRSFVAAQAAGLDLIELDLHLSKDGALVVMHDAEVDRTTDGTGPIAEKTLAELRALDAGRGERVPVFEEVLDAVRSPLQAEIKDVAAARALAEVMHGRDLVSRVEVSSFHDEAIAEIARLVPGVRTALIASRYGTDVVERATAVGAATLVLNIRRLTLEVVEHARAADLRILGWVVNTQDHLRLVRALQLDGATTDYPEIKRTGRFTA from the coding sequence TTGAACTTCCTTACCATCGGTCACCGCGGAGTCATGGGTGTCGAGCCCGAGAACACCCTCCGTTCCTTCGTCGCCGCGCAAGCGGCCGGCCTCGACCTGATCGAACTCGATCTGCATCTGAGCAAGGACGGCGCCCTCGTCGTCATGCACGACGCCGAAGTGGACCGTACGACCGACGGCACCGGGCCGATCGCCGAGAAGACGCTCGCCGAACTGCGCGCTCTCGACGCCGGGCGCGGAGAGCGCGTCCCCGTCTTCGAGGAGGTGCTGGACGCGGTCCGGTCGCCCCTCCAGGCGGAGATCAAGGACGTGGCGGCGGCCCGCGCGCTGGCCGAGGTCATGCACGGGCGGGACCTGGTCTCCCGGGTGGAGGTGTCGTCGTTCCACGACGAGGCCATCGCCGAGATCGCCCGGCTGGTGCCGGGGGTGCGCACCGCTCTGATCGCGAGCCGCTACGGCACCGACGTGGTGGAGCGGGCGACGGCGGTGGGAGCCGCGACCCTCGTCCTCAACATCCGGCGGCTCACCCTGGAGGTCGTCGAGCACGCGCGCGCCGCGGATCTGAGGATCCTCGGCTGGGTGGTCAACACCCAGGACCACCTGCGGCTCGTCCGCGCCCTCCAGCTGGACGGGGCGACGACCGACTACCCGGAGATCAAACGCACGGGCCGCTTCACGGCGTAG
- a CDS encoding lysophospholipid acyltransferase family protein has product MAELVYRPVIGFAKTMFKVWDLKIDCKGSENIPRSGGAVLVSNHISYLDFIFDGLAALPQKRLVRFMAKESVFRHKVSGPLMRGMKHIPVDRGQGEAAYAHALDSLRSGEIIGVFPEATISQSFTLKSFKSGAARLAQEAGVPLVPMAVWGTQRLWTKGHPRNFKRSHTPITVRVGEPVEAPRDQYAGAITRRLRERVQELLEAAQRAYPVRPKGPEDSWWLPAHLGGTAPTQEQLRAAQAH; this is encoded by the coding sequence ATGGCAGAGCTGGTCTACCGTCCCGTCATCGGTTTCGCGAAGACGATGTTCAAGGTCTGGGACCTGAAGATCGACTGCAAGGGGTCGGAGAACATCCCGCGCTCGGGCGGTGCCGTGCTGGTGAGCAACCACATCAGCTACCTGGACTTCATCTTCGACGGTCTGGCCGCCCTGCCGCAGAAGCGCCTGGTGCGTTTCATGGCGAAGGAGTCCGTGTTCCGGCACAAGGTGTCGGGCCCGCTGATGCGCGGGATGAAGCACATCCCGGTGGACCGCGGGCAGGGCGAGGCGGCCTACGCGCACGCGCTGGACTCGCTGCGCTCGGGCGAGATCATCGGGGTGTTCCCGGAGGCCACGATCTCGCAGTCGTTCACGCTGAAGAGCTTCAAGTCCGGTGCGGCGCGGCTGGCCCAGGAGGCCGGCGTCCCGCTCGTGCCGATGGCGGTGTGGGGCACGCAGCGGCTGTGGACCAAGGGGCACCCGCGCAACTTCAAGCGCAGCCACACCCCGATCACCGTCCGGGTCGGCGAGCCGGTCGAGGCGCCCCGCGACCAGTACGCGGGCGCCATCACCCGCCGCCTGCGCGAGCGCGTCCAGGAGCTGCTGGAGGCCGCCCAGCGGGCGTACCCGGTGCGCCCCAAGGGCCCGGAGGACTCCTGGTGGCTCCCCGCTCACCTGGGAGGCACCGCCCCGACCCAGGAACAGCTGCGGGCGGCCCAGGCGCACTGA
- a CDS encoding LacI family DNA-binding transcriptional regulator, giving the protein MDRRRAPSGACTDDRTGRRIVPETTRRADHLSGTRYGNRPTMKDVAARAGVGLKTVSRVVNGEPGVTPDTERRVQEAIDALGFRRNDSARVLRKGRTASIGLVLEDLADPFYGPLSRAVEEVARSHGALLINGSSAEDPEREQELALALCARRVDGLVVIPAGDDHRYLEPEIRAGVATVFVDRPAGKIDADVVLADNHGGARDGVAHLIAHGHRRIGFIGDMPRIHTAAERLRGYRSAMEDAGIAVDERWMSLGTTSPERVRRATEEMLTGPSPVTAVFAGNNRVTVTVIRVLAERSRPVALVGFDDIELADLLRPGVTVVAQDAAALGRTAAERLFRRLDGTPVSPERIELPTHLITRGSGELPPAD; this is encoded by the coding sequence ATGGATCGACGCAGAGCACCCAGTGGGGCCTGCACGGACGACAGGACAGGACGCCGCATCGTGCCCGAGACCACCCGCCGCGCAGACCACCTCTCCGGGACCCGCTACGGCAACCGTCCGACGATGAAGGACGTGGCGGCGCGGGCCGGAGTGGGCCTGAAGACGGTCTCCCGGGTGGTGAACGGCGAGCCCGGCGTCACCCCGGACACCGAGCGCCGTGTGCAGGAGGCGATCGACGCGCTGGGCTTCCGCCGCAACGACAGCGCCCGCGTGCTGCGCAAGGGCCGCACGGCCAGCATCGGCCTCGTCCTGGAGGACCTCGCGGACCCGTTCTACGGCCCCCTCAGCCGCGCCGTCGAGGAGGTGGCCCGCTCGCACGGCGCGCTGCTGATCAACGGCTCCAGCGCCGAGGATCCGGAGCGCGAGCAGGAGCTGGCGCTGGCCCTGTGCGCACGGCGGGTGGACGGGCTGGTGGTGATCCCGGCCGGAGACGACCACCGGTATCTGGAGCCGGAGATCCGGGCGGGCGTGGCGACGGTGTTCGTGGACCGTCCGGCGGGGAAGATCGACGCGGACGTCGTCCTGGCCGACAACCACGGGGGCGCCCGCGACGGCGTGGCCCATCTGATCGCGCACGGCCACCGCCGGATCGGGTTCATCGGCGACATGCCGCGCATCCACACCGCCGCCGAGCGGCTGCGCGGCTACCGGTCCGCCATGGAGGACGCGGGGATAGCCGTGGACGAGCGCTGGATGTCGCTCGGCACGACCAGCCCCGAGCGGGTGCGCCGGGCCACCGAGGAGATGCTGACGGGCCCCTCGCCCGTCACGGCGGTCTTCGCGGGCAACAACCGGGTCACGGTCACCGTCATCCGCGTCCTCGCCGAGCGGTCCCGCCCGGTCGCGCTGGTCGGTTTCGACGACATCGAACTGGCCGACCTGCTCCGTCCGGGGGTCACGGTCGTCGCCCAGGACGCGGCCGCCCTCGGCCGCACGGCCGCCGAGCGCCTCTTCCGCCGCCTCGACGGCACCCCCGTGTCCCCGGAGCGCATCGAACTCCCGACCCACCTCATCACCCGCGGCTCGGGCGAACTCCCGCCCGCGGACTGA
- a CDS encoding SDR family oxidoreductase: MGNGSLSGAVIAVAGAGGPAGRAALIRLAEAGATVVGSDNNPERLAEAVDAARYARGGATVTGETVDLLDLGSAREWAARIEKDHGRVDGLVHLVGGWRGGASFAGTDLADWDLLEKLLVRTVQHTSLAFFDGLQRSDRGRYVLISAAGASKPTAGNAAYSAAKAAAEAWTLAMADGFRKAGGEQGPGSAAAILVVKALVHDAMRAERPNAKFAGFTDVKDLAEAVEGVWSKTAAEVNGNRLWLTEKP, encoded by the coding sequence ATGGGGAACGGGTCTCTCAGCGGTGCGGTGATCGCGGTGGCGGGCGCGGGCGGTCCTGCGGGCCGCGCGGCGCTGATCCGGCTCGCCGAGGCCGGCGCGACGGTCGTCGGCTCGGACAACAACCCGGAGCGCTTGGCGGAGGCCGTGGACGCGGCCCGCTACGCGCGCGGCGGCGCCACGGTCACCGGTGAGACGGTCGACCTGCTCGACCTCGGCTCGGCCCGCGAGTGGGCCGCGCGCATCGAGAAGGACCACGGCCGCGTCGACGGCCTGGTGCACCTGGTCGGCGGCTGGCGCGGCGGGGCGAGCTTCGCCGGCACCGACCTCGCCGACTGGGACCTGCTGGAGAAGCTGCTCGTCCGCACGGTGCAGCACACGTCCCTGGCGTTCTTCGACGGCCTGCAGCGCAGCGACCGCGGCCGGTACGTGCTGATCAGCGCCGCCGGAGCGTCGAAGCCGACCGCCGGCAACGCCGCCTACTCCGCCGCCAAGGCCGCGGCCGAGGCCTGGACTCTCGCCATGGCCGACGGTTTCCGCAAGGCGGGGGGCGAGCAGGGCCCCGGCTCGGCGGCTGCCATCCTGGTGGTGAAGGCGCTGGTGCACGACGCGATGCGCGCCGAACGCCCCAACGCGAAGTTCGCGGGCTTCACGGACGTCAAGGACCTGGCCGAGGCCGTCGAGGGCGTCTGGAGCAAGACCGCCGCCGAAGTGAACGGAAACCGTCTGTGGCTGACCGAGAAGCCGTGA
- a CDS encoding thioredoxin family protein, producing the protein MRGRNDGERLRAEGNTDGSRGPSGAGGERLGADELGAALGERATLVQFSSAFCAPCRATRRVLGEVAAMVPGVAHVEIDAEAHLDLVRRVRLVKTPTVLVLDADGRVVRRAAGQPRTADVIAALGEAVGGPESGRAGTSRSSGPA; encoded by the coding sequence GTGCGCGGGCGGAACGACGGCGAGCGGCTCCGAGCGGAGGGGAACACGGACGGGAGCAGGGGGCCGAGTGGCGCTGGGGGCGAGCGGCTCGGGGCGGACGAACTGGGGGCCGCGCTCGGCGAGCGGGCCACTCTCGTGCAGTTCAGCAGCGCCTTCTGCGCGCCCTGCCGGGCCACCCGGCGCGTCCTCGGCGAGGTGGCCGCGATGGTCCCGGGCGTGGCCCACGTCGAGATCGACGCCGAGGCCCACCTGGACCTCGTACGCCGCGTACGGCTCGTGAAGACGCCCACCGTGCTGGTGCTCGACGCGGACGGCCGGGTGGTGCGACGCGCCGCCGGGCAGCCCCGCACGGCGGATGTGATCGCGGCCCTCGGCGAGGCCGTGGGCGGGCCGGAGAGCGGCCGCGCGGGCACCTCCCGCTCGTCGGGACCGGCTTGA
- a CDS encoding low specificity L-threonine aldolase — MNPPRTDARRHHDPEVRGFASDNYAGAHPEVMAALALANGGHQVSYGEDDYTENLQGIVRSHFGATAEAFPVFNGTGANVVALQAVTDRWGAVICAESAHINVDEGGAPERMGGLKLLTVPTPDGKLTPELIDRQAYGWDDEHRAMPQVVSITQSTELGTLYTVEEIRAICEHAHAHGMRVHLDGSRIANAAASLDVPMRTFTNAVGVDILSLGGTKNGALFGEAVVVINQDAVRHMKHLRKLSMQLASKMRFVSVQLEALLAKDLWLRNARHANEMAQRLAEGARGVHGVEILYPVQANGVFARLPHEVTERLQKRFRFYFWDEAAGDVRWMCSFDTTEDDVDAFVAALKEEMAR, encoded by the coding sequence GTGAACCCCCCCAGGACCGACGCGCGTCGCCACCACGACCCGGAGGTCCGCGGTTTCGCCAGTGACAACTACGCGGGCGCGCACCCGGAGGTGATGGCCGCCCTGGCCCTGGCCAACGGCGGCCACCAGGTGTCGTACGGCGAGGACGACTACACCGAGAACCTCCAGGGCATTGTCCGGAGCCACTTCGGGGCCACCGCGGAGGCGTTCCCCGTCTTCAACGGCACCGGCGCGAACGTCGTCGCGCTCCAGGCGGTCACCGACCGCTGGGGCGCGGTGATCTGCGCCGAGAGCGCGCACATCAACGTCGACGAGGGCGGCGCCCCCGAGCGCATGGGCGGCCTCAAGCTGCTCACCGTCCCCACCCCGGACGGCAAGCTCACGCCCGAGCTGATCGACCGGCAGGCGTACGGCTGGGACGACGAGCACCGGGCGATGCCCCAGGTCGTGTCGATCACCCAGAGCACCGAACTCGGCACCCTCTACACGGTGGAGGAGATCCGCGCGATCTGCGAGCACGCCCACGCCCACGGCATGCGCGTGCACCTGGACGGCTCCCGGATAGCCAACGCCGCCGCCTCGCTGGACGTGCCCATGCGCACGTTCACCAACGCGGTCGGCGTGGACATCCTCTCGCTGGGCGGGACGAAGAACGGCGCGCTGTTCGGCGAGGCCGTCGTGGTGATCAACCAGGACGCCGTACGGCACATGAAGCACCTGCGCAAGCTGTCCATGCAGCTCGCCTCCAAGATGCGCTTCGTGTCCGTGCAGCTGGAGGCGCTGCTGGCGAAGGACCTGTGGCTGCGCAACGCCCGCCACGCCAACGAGATGGCCCAGCGGCTCGCCGAGGGCGCGCGTGGCGTGCACGGTGTGGAGATCCTCTACCCCGTGCAGGCCAACGGCGTCTTCGCCCGGCTGCCGCATGAGGTGACCGAGCGGCTGCAGAAGCGGTTCCGGTTCTACTTCTGGGACGAGGCCGCCGGCGACGTGCGCTGGATGTGCTCCTTCGACACCACGGAGGACGACGTCGACGCGTTCGTGGCGGCGCTCAAGGAGGAGATGGCGCGCTAG